Proteins encoded by one window of Acetivibrio thermocellus ATCC 27405:
- a CDS encoding stalk domain-containing protein, with the protein MSKRFSSAVIAMVVLFVLATTSFAATTETFYGGYSNVATKGSIVVELTNISSKKNVILSETEAEVYFDDPTETLNMVVAYDYDEDEEITVRDILEYYNNNGGVPTYYADTAPVVVTAKTALSTFYFCYKGDIPATYEPKFYSFEEYVYDFENKQTYTEPPEDWLLADGTSATLSEPGKYFFIFVDDGLVSSSFPGIFCLHIGDTPSETPVPVELTKITVNPTTSKVLVNGKIVEFEAYNINGYNYFKLRDLAQAVNNTEKNFEVTWDAANNAINLISNKPYTPSGGELAKGDGKAKVAIPTTSKIYKDGREIFLTAYNINGNNYFKLRDVAKTFDIGVTWDGATNTIGIDTSISYVE; encoded by the coding sequence TTGAGTAAACGTTTTTCATCAGCTGTAATAGCCATGGTAGTTTTATTTGTACTTGCTACAACATCCTTTGCAGCCACAACTGAAACATTTTATGGAGGCTATAGTAATGTAGCTACTAAAGGAAGCATTGTAGTTGAGCTGACAAACATCTCTTCAAAGAAAAATGTAATATTAAGCGAAACGGAAGCAGAAGTGTATTTTGATGATCCTACTGAGACTCTTAACATGGTAGTGGCTTATGATTATGATGAAGATGAGGAGATAACTGTTAGAGATATTTTGGAATATTACAACAATAATGGCGGTGTTCCTACATACTATGCAGATACTGCACCTGTAGTTGTTACTGCCAAAACTGCATTGAGTACCTTCTATTTTTGCTATAAGGGAGATATTCCGGCAACCTATGAACCTAAATTCTACTCCTTTGAAGAATATGTTTATGATTTTGAAAATAAACAGACTTATACCGAGCCCCCGGAAGATTGGCTGCTTGCTGATGGTACTTCTGCTACTTTGAGCGAACCGGGCAAATACTTTTTTATTTTTGTAGATGATGGACTTGTTTCTTCTTCCTTCCCGGGTATTTTTTGCTTACATATAGGTGATACTCCGTCTGAAACTCCGGTTCCTGTGGAATTAACCAAGATAACCGTAAACCCGACAACTTCAAAGGTATTGGTAAACGGCAAAATTGTTGAATTCGAAGCTTACAACATCAACGGCTACAACTATTTCAAGCTGAGAGATTTGGCACAGGCTGTTAACAATACAGAGAAGAATTTTGAAGTTACCTGGGATGCGGCAAACAATGCAATCAACCTAATCTCAAACAAACCTTACACTCCATCAGGCGGCGAGCTGGCCAAGGGTGATGGTAAAGCCAAAGTTGCAATTCCGACCACTTCAAAGATTTACAAAGATGGCAGGGAAATATTCCTGACGGCTTATAACATCAACGGCAACAACTATTTCAAGCTGAGAGACGTGGCCAAAACCTTTGATATTGGTGTAACCTGGGACGGCGCGACTAATACAATCGGTATTGACACGAGCATAAGTTATGTAGAATAA
- a CDS encoding ABC transporter permease has protein sequence MNSFKLAVMSFRRNIKAYGMYLMAMILSVATYYNFASMRFNPQFREARDLTVYVQSSSVVASLLMILFLIFFIMYSGNFFLNQRKKEIAVYAFMGIDNYKIAFMFASEGLLMGIMSLVIGLSLGILFSKLFLMLLAKVALLNMRINFFISVKAIVETVVAYLVILFITFLKGYIDVVRTNLIDLINTLKKSEELPKINYLKGIASLMVIGAAYYIAVNYGKFGFGKALLWTVILVVIGTYWLFGSLLSMIIRYFISRKKFLYKGTNIISFSNIAFRIKGNYRALAAVAVSITVCITSFGTVSSLKYFVNENHKIEVPYTVTYISEKQEEIERVDEIIGKSNHNVKLKEKANFLFVPDSQVVVVKLSTFQRILTDLNVKGRDKILSKIGQLKEEAVYVERPGVFMSLLEKNDIKIGDRVYRIKAQTKIPLFGSGLPFPCVVVGEEEYETLKSEFEEKQFNGIILDNPEDTKDLTLQLAQILPENSRLFTYFIAGAAMYDLIGIVYFLGAFLFLVFVFATGSIIYFKILSESFRDKDKYEILKKLGTTDVEIKKSVSKQVGVFFLLPLIVGIIHSTVAISVLSDLMSYSLTVPTIISIGVFIIVYAIFYVFTGRKYVNVVRNQA, from the coding sequence GTGAACTCATTTAAATTGGCTGTTATGAGTTTTAGAAGAAATATAAAAGCTTATGGAATGTATCTTATGGCAATGATTTTATCAGTAGCCACCTATTATAATTTTGCATCTATGAGATTCAACCCTCAATTCCGGGAGGCAAGAGATTTAACTGTATATGTACAGAGTTCATCAGTGGTTGCCTCCCTGCTTATGATATTGTTTCTGATATTTTTCATTATGTATTCCGGCAACTTCTTTCTGAACCAAAGGAAAAAGGAAATAGCAGTATATGCTTTCATGGGAATTGATAACTATAAAATTGCCTTTATGTTTGCATCGGAAGGATTGTTGATGGGGATAATGTCTTTGGTAATCGGCCTGTCGCTTGGAATTCTGTTCAGCAAATTGTTTCTGATGTTGCTTGCAAAGGTAGCTTTACTGAATATGAGAATTAATTTCTTCATATCAGTAAAGGCTATTGTAGAGACTGTAGTTGCATATTTGGTCATTTTATTTATTACATTCCTGAAAGGATATATAGATGTTGTCAGGACAAATTTGATTGATTTGATAAATACGTTGAAAAAATCGGAGGAGCTTCCTAAAATTAATTATTTAAAAGGCATTGCCTCATTAATGGTTATAGGTGCTGCATATTATATTGCGGTAAATTATGGCAAGTTCGGGTTTGGAAAAGCCCTCTTATGGACAGTGATTCTGGTCGTTATAGGCACTTACTGGCTGTTTGGTTCTCTTTTATCAATGATTATCAGGTACTTCATAAGCAGAAAAAAGTTTTTGTATAAAGGCACAAATATTATAAGCTTTTCAAATATAGCCTTTAGGATAAAGGGCAACTATAGGGCCCTTGCAGCAGTAGCGGTATCGATAACTGTGTGTATAACATCCTTTGGTACGGTTAGCTCTCTTAAGTATTTTGTAAATGAGAACCATAAGATTGAGGTACCATATACTGTTACCTATATTTCCGAAAAACAGGAAGAAATAGAAAGAGTGGATGAAATAATAGGAAAATCGAATCATAACGTTAAGCTGAAAGAAAAGGCCAACTTTTTGTTTGTCCCTGATTCACAGGTTGTAGTGGTGAAACTGTCCACTTTTCAAAGGATACTGACGGATCTTAATGTTAAAGGGCGGGATAAAATTTTATCTAAAATTGGACAGCTGAAGGAAGAAGCGGTATATGTAGAGAGACCCGGAGTCTTTATGAGCCTGTTGGAAAAAAATGATATAAAAATAGGTGACAGGGTCTACAGAATAAAAGCTCAGACAAAGATTCCTTTGTTTGGAAGCGGATTGCCTTTTCCTTGTGTTGTTGTCGGCGAGGAAGAATATGAAACATTAAAGTCTGAATTTGAAGAGAAACAGTTTAATGGAATTATACTTGACAATCCGGAAGACACAAAGGATTTGACTTTACAGCTGGCTCAAATACTGCCGGAGAATTCAAGACTATTCACCTATTTTATAGCTGGCGCTGCAATGTACGACTTAATTGGAATAGTATATTTTCTTGGAGCTTTCCTGTTTCTAGTGTTTGTATTTGCCACAGGCAGCATAATATACTTTAAGATTTTGAGCGAATCTTTCAGAGATAAAGATAAATACGAAATACTTAAGAAACTGGGGACAACGGATGTTGAAATCAAAAAGTCCGTATCAAAACAGGTGGGTGTGTTTTTCCTGTTGCCGCTGATAGTGGGGATAATCCACAGCACAGTTGCCATTTCAGTATTAAGTGACCTTATGAGTTATAGTTTGACAGTGCCGACAATTATAAGTATTGGCGTATTTATAATTGTATATGCGATATTCTATGTCTTTACCGGAAGAAAATATGTTAATGTTGTAAGAAATCAGGCTTGA
- a CDS encoding ABC transporter ATP-binding protein, translating to MEAVLEAKNLRKEYGSKGMAFTALDGIDLKVYKGEFLGIMGPSGAGKTTLLNILSTIDRPTSGNIFYDGRDVLTMKNRELSLFRRNKIGFLFQDFNLLDNMSVEDNIALPLALSNVNVKEIKEKVEKLSEFFGLKEHLKKYPYQLSGGQKQRAAAARALITSPSIVFADEPTGALDSKSSQELLQCLLRMNEELNATIIMVTHDAFAASYCKRILYLKDGKIHARLDKDSTRKEFFKRIIDFVGTMGGGVGELI from the coding sequence ATGGAAGCAGTACTTGAAGCAAAGAACCTGAGGAAGGAATATGGTTCAAAGGGAATGGCTTTTACGGCTTTGGACGGTATTGACTTAAAAGTATACAAAGGGGAATTCCTGGGAATAATGGGTCCGTCAGGAGCAGGCAAAACCACCTTGCTAAATATCCTGTCTACAATCGACAGACCTACATCAGGCAATATTTTTTATGATGGCAGGGATGTTTTAACTATGAAAAACAGGGAACTTTCATTGTTCAGAAGAAACAAGATCGGATTTTTGTTTCAGGACTTCAATCTTTTGGACAATATGTCGGTTGAAGATAACATAGCGTTGCCCCTCGCACTTTCAAATGTAAATGTAAAGGAAATAAAAGAAAAGGTGGAAAAGTTAAGTGAGTTCTTTGGATTAAAGGAACATCTTAAGAAATACCCTTATCAGCTGTCAGGGGGGCAAAAGCAAAGAGCGGCCGCAGCCAGAGCACTTATCACATCGCCGTCCATAGTTTTTGCTGATGAACCTACAGGAGCGTTGGATTCCAAATCTTCGCAGGAATTATTGCAATGCCTTTTGAGGATGAATGAGGAATTGAATGCAACTATAATAATGGTTACCCATGATGCTTTTGCAGCCAGTTACTGCAAAAGAATTTTATACCTGAAGGATGGAAAAATTCATGCAAGATTGGATAAAGACTCGACCAGAAAAGAGTTCTTTAAAAGAATTATCGACTTTGTCGGAACTATGGGAGGTGGCGTGGGTGAACTCATTTAA
- a CDS encoding sensor histidine kinase — translation MNVFKYLKDSYRQIVFFLLIILITDLVLISSVDLKKSLLDIFYLNILFFFVFLIFLAIDYTKWRNSYKDLKRALDAGENIDSFIPRGNRLEEILIRDIIELKNKEKLEETEKLKKNLEEINDYITKWVHEIKIPLSVCELIADKLEDEGQYDLSKELIQETERMNFLVNQVLHMSRASSYSQDFIVEEVNLSSLVKNVVKNNMNLFISKKIELEMGNLDFNIFTDKKWAYYVIEQIVNNACKYVDVHGKIKIQGEENDESVILTIWDNGMGIPEKDIDRIFDRGFTGENGRKTTKSTGMGLYICKKVADQLNFNIEVSSEVSKYTEFKIIFYKLSDYLKVTKM, via the coding sequence ATGAATGTATTTAAGTATTTAAAGGACTCATACAGACAAATTGTATTTTTCTTACTGATTATTTTAATAACGGATTTGGTATTAATCAGCAGTGTGGATTTAAAAAAATCATTATTGGATATTTTCTATTTAAATATCCTCTTTTTCTTCGTCTTCCTAATCTTTTTGGCCATAGATTATACCAAATGGAGAAATTCATACAAGGATTTGAAAAGGGCTTTGGATGCAGGGGAAAATATAGACAGTTTTATACCACGGGGAAACAGGCTGGAAGAAATATTAATAAGGGATATTATTGAGTTAAAGAATAAAGAAAAGCTGGAGGAGACAGAGAAACTTAAAAAGAATTTGGAAGAGATAAATGATTATATAACAAAATGGGTTCATGAAATCAAAATACCCCTGTCAGTCTGTGAACTTATAGCTGACAAATTGGAAGATGAAGGGCAATATGACCTGTCAAAGGAGCTGATACAGGAAACGGAAAGGATGAACTTCCTTGTCAATCAAGTGCTCCATATGAGCAGAGCCTCCAGCTACAGTCAGGATTTTATAGTGGAAGAAGTCAATTTAAGCAGTCTGGTTAAAAATGTGGTAAAGAACAATATGAATTTGTTTATATCGAAAAAAATAGAACTGGAAATGGGTAATCTGGATTTCAACATATTTACCGACAAAAAATGGGCCTATTATGTGATAGAACAGATAGTCAACAATGCCTGTAAATACGTAGATGTCCATGGAAAAATAAAAATACAGGGCGAGGAGAATGATGAAAGCGTAATACTGACTATATGGGACAATGGAATGGGAATACCTGAAAAGGATATAGACAGGATTTTTGACAGGGGATTTACAGGAGAAAACGGCAGAAAGACTACAAAGTCCACGGGCATGGGACTTTATATCTGCAAAAAAGTGGCGGACCAATTGAACTTCAATATTGAAGTATCCTCTGAGGTATCGAAATACACTGAATTCAAAATAATATTTTACAAGCTGTCGGATTATTTAAAGGTGACAAAAATGTAA
- a CDS encoding response regulator transcription factor, producing the protein MYKILIVEDDKALCNNIKEGISKWNFEGIAVQNFEDILKEFAKHNPHLVIMDINLPYFDGFYWCKKIRDISNVPVIFLSSRDSNMDIVMAVNMGGDDYVTKPFSMDVLLAKMQALIRRAYSYGQFDGQIIECNGAILNTNDGTLTYNGKNIELTKNEFKILQLLMRNKGKIVSRDKIMRVLWESEYFISENTLTVNVNRLRSKLEDIGLKDLIVTKKSQGYMIP; encoded by the coding sequence ATGTACAAGATACTCATCGTGGAAGACGACAAAGCCCTCTGCAATAACATAAAAGAGGGCATTTCCAAATGGAACTTTGAAGGCATTGCCGTTCAAAATTTTGAGGACATATTAAAAGAATTTGCAAAACACAATCCCCATCTGGTCATAATGGATATAAACCTGCCATATTTTGACGGATTTTACTGGTGCAAAAAGATTAGGGATATATCCAACGTTCCGGTTATATTTCTTTCCTCAAGGGATAGCAATATGGATATCGTAATGGCGGTTAACATGGGCGGGGATGATTATGTAACCAAGCCTTTTTCAATGGATGTTTTACTGGCAAAAATGCAGGCACTTATCAGGAGAGCCTATTCTTACGGACAGTTTGACGGGCAGATAATTGAATGCAATGGAGCAATTCTTAATACTAATGACGGAACCCTTACCTATAATGGGAAAAATATAGAGCTTACCAAAAATGAATTCAAAATACTTCAGCTCCTTATGAGAAACAAAGGGAAAATAGTATCCAGGGACAAGATTATGAGAGTTCTTTGGGAAAGCGAGTATTTCATCAGCGAAAATACTTTAACGGTAAATGTAAACAGGCTTAGAAGCAAATTGGAGGACATTGGCTTAAAAGATTTAATAGTAACTAAAAAATCACAGGGGTATATGATACCATGA
- a CDS encoding transposase, protein MYQPIEKVKIISKKQFEMICKEYPFFEKIYKITWEFKSMLTDKNIDALDKWMEGAKNLNIPEINSFINVIERDMEAVRNAIKYEYSNGLVEGYINKLKVIKRIMYGRCSFETLKTKILGSKK, encoded by the coding sequence TTGTACCAACCAATAGAAAAAGTAAAAATAATTAGTAAGAAACAATTTGAAATGATATGCAAAGAATATCCGTTTTTTGAAAAGATATATAAAATAACATGGGAATTTAAGAGTATGCTAACTGATAAAAATATTGATGCTTTGGATAAATGGATGGAGGGAGCCAAAAATCTAAACATACCGGAGATAAACAGTTTTATAAATGTGATTGAACGAGATATGGAGGCTGTAAGGAATGCGATAAAATATGAATATAGTAATGGGCTTGTAGAAGGGTACATTAATAAACTGAAGGTAATAAAACGAATTATGTATGGCCGTTGTAGTTTTGAAACACTAAAAACCAAAATTCTCGGCTCGAAAAAATGA
- a CDS encoding transposase — translation MDDFAIKKRKSYGTIMIDIFTHQILDMIDSRDYETVCEWLKTYLNLRVISRDGSVIYNNAIANAHPEALQISDRFHLLKNLTSYITEYLKKRLKPQVLIQAVSQETKEIKTIRQADENRKLTLKEKYEKIKQLLLEGRCKTEICRSLNMDIRAYDKLMAMTAEKREKSFQTKKMIIHEERVKQKMERVNEVRELKGIGLSNREISRRTGLNRKTVSRYLDENFNPVHATYGKKRNGKLTPYIKAIDEYLEKGIMGSYIEEKIREMGYEGSSSTVRDYITDWKKRRKNITIKVGKMGQKQKQ, via the coding sequence ATTGATGATTTTGCTATTAAAAAGCGAAAAAGCTATGGAACAATTATGATAGATATTTTTACGCATCAAATACTTGATATGATTGACTCAAGGGATTATGAGACTGTTTGCGAGTGGTTAAAAACATATCTAAATCTTCGTGTGATATCAAGAGATGGATCTGTTATCTATAATAATGCAATTGCAAATGCACACCCGGAAGCTTTACAAATAAGTGACCGTTTTCATTTACTGAAGAATCTGACTTCCTATATAACAGAGTATCTAAAAAAGAGATTAAAGCCGCAAGTTTTAATACAAGCTGTCAGTCAGGAAACTAAAGAGATAAAAACAATAAGACAGGCAGATGAAAACAGAAAACTTACATTGAAAGAAAAATATGAAAAGATAAAACAACTCCTATTAGAAGGAAGATGTAAAACAGAAATTTGCCGAAGCTTAAATATGGATATACGAGCTTATGATAAGCTAATGGCAATGACGGCTGAAAAAAGGGAAAAGTCATTCCAGACAAAAAAGATGATCATACATGAAGAAAGAGTAAAGCAAAAAATGGAACGTGTAAATGAGGTGCGGGAGTTAAAGGGAATAGGTTTGAGTAATAGAGAGATATCCAGGCGTACCGGGCTTAATAGAAAAACAGTTAGCAGATATCTTGATGAAAACTTTAATCCGGTCCATGCTACCTATGGCAAAAAGAGAAATGGGAAGCTGACACCATATATAAAAGCGATTGACGAATACCTTGAGAAAGGGATTATGGGTTCATATATTGAGGAGAAGATACGCGAAATGGGATATGAGGGTTCATCATCAACTGTGCGGGATTATATAACAGACTGGAAGAAGCGGAGAAAAAATATTACGATAAAAGTAGGAAAGATGGGACAAAAACAGAAACAATAA
- a CDS encoding ISL3 family transposase has product MDKFIKQLDPNLDYINHEINDGKCYITVASNRKEVTCPFCGQSSSRIHSTYNRIFQDLPIQGNKVFIIIRNRKMFCDNPDCSHTTFAERFDFISYKAKKTRRLEDEIVRLSINCSSVAASKALKENVVDIGKSTVCNLLKKRNTGC; this is encoded by the coding sequence ATGGATAAGTTTATTAAACAATTAGATCCAAACTTAGACTATATTAATCATGAAATAAATGATGGCAAATGCTATATAACAGTAGCTTCCAACCGCAAAGAAGTAACATGTCCATTTTGCGGCCAGTCATCATCCAGAATACATTCCACCTACAACAGAATTTTTCAGGACCTTCCAATACAAGGTAATAAGGTATTTATTATTATACGTAACAGAAAAATGTTTTGTGATAATCCTGATTGTAGTCATACTACTTTTGCAGAAAGATTTGATTTTATCTCCTATAAAGCGAAGAAAACCCGTCGTCTTGAGGATGAAATTGTACGACTGTCAATAAATTGCAGTTCCGTTGCAGCATCAAAAGCTCTAAAGGAAAATGTTGTGGATATCGGTAAAAGTACAGTTTGCAATCTCTTAAAAAAAAGAAACACCGGTTGTTGA